A window of the Butyricimonas virosa genome harbors these coding sequences:
- a CDS encoding RagB/SusD family nutrient uptake outer membrane protein: protein MKSILLIIVSSFMFWMLVGCDGFLDEYSISEVRPTEVTDLEQLLLGDAYLDADQKEVQYNIMDIFTDDIKCNGLGNEGYRDYFEHMRWRFLWEPNMFNAAGGGYDAAFWELPYNKILGCNIVLDCLDDMTGEESLRENLRGEAFVLRSLYYLMMVNMYGMPYNEGDPARNPGVPLKLTMDVRDERFPRNTVAEVYGRIEKDLLTGNRLLTENDYKRNFLRIGHLAAKALLSRVYLYMEDWDRAIAYADSVLQVKPNLLDLNTVSWSTPRSPSSLSVYSIDTPDEVIWMREGYRKLDDMQASDPCYLASDDLLDLYGPCNHNMVQNKTIKDIRGCLYFAWNFKMAFPSLTYYRSYLSIGGSDNGVYQGIRTAEMYLNRAEGYIRKYMVEGNMSYCRKALDDLNELRRHRFNKTYEYEEVNITDPELLFKFYQEERRRELAGDWIHRWCDLRRYGMPEISHVYFETSSGNKTEMTLSKNRYVLPIPEEIIRLNPLLEQNK, encoded by the coding sequence ATGAAATCAATTCTATTAATAATCGTTAGTTCGTTTATGTTTTGGATGTTGGTGGGGTGTGACGGTTTTTTAGACGAATATAGTATTAGCGAGGTACGGCCGACAGAAGTAACTGATTTGGAGCAGTTGCTTTTAGGAGATGCTTACTTGGATGCCGATCAAAAAGAGGTGCAGTATAATATTATGGATATTTTCACGGATGACATTAAATGTAATGGATTAGGAAATGAAGGGTATCGAGACTATTTCGAACACATGAGATGGCGTTTTTTGTGGGAACCGAATATGTTTAATGCGGCAGGAGGAGGTTACGATGCTGCTTTCTGGGAATTGCCGTATAATAAAATTCTCGGATGTAATATCGTGTTGGATTGTTTGGATGATATGACCGGGGAGGAATCCTTGAGGGAAAATTTGCGGGGAGAGGCTTTCGTATTGAGATCGTTGTATTATCTGATGATGGTGAATATGTATGGAATGCCTTACAATGAGGGGGATCCGGCTCGGAACCCGGGAGTTCCCCTGAAGTTAACGATGGATGTACGTGACGAGCGATTTCCTCGTAATACTGTTGCCGAGGTGTATGGACGTATAGAAAAAGATTTATTGACAGGCAATCGTTTGTTGACGGAGAATGATTATAAACGTAATTTCTTGCGAATTGGTCATTTGGCAGCAAAAGCTCTTTTATCCAGAGTGTATTTATACATGGAAGATTGGGATCGGGCGATTGCCTATGCGGATAGTGTGTTGCAGGTAAAACCGAATTTGTTGGATTTGAATACGGTGAGTTGGAGTACACCTAGGTCTCCGAGTTCTTTGTCTGTTTATTCTATTGATACTCCGGATGAAGTGATCTGGATGCGGGAAGGATACCGGAAACTGGATGATATGCAAGCTTCTGATCCCTGTTATCTTGCTTCGGATGATTTACTGGATTTGTACGGTCCCTGCAATCATAATATGGTGCAAAATAAGACGATCAAGGATATTCGCGGGTGCCTCTATTTTGCTTGGAATTTCAAAATGGCTTTTCCGTCGCTGACGTATTACCGAAGTTATTTATCTATTGGAGGAAGTGATAATGGGGTTTATCAAGGAATACGTACCGCAGAGATGTATTTAAACCGGGCCGAAGGATATATTCGTAAATATATGGTGGAGGGAAATATGTCTTATTGCCGGAAAGCTCTGGATGATTTGAACGAGTTGAGAAGACATCGTTTCAATAAAACGTACGAGTATGAAGAGGTTAATATCACGGATCCGGAATTGTTGTTCAAGTTTTATCAAGAGGAACGACGTCGTGAATTGGCGGGGGATTGGATTCATCGTTGGTGTGATTTGAGAAGATACGGGATGCCGGAGATCAGTCACGTGTATTTTGAAACTTCTTCAGGTAATAAAACAGAAATGACGCTTTCTAAAAACAGATACGTGCTACCTATCCCGGAAGAGATTATCCGTTTGAATCCTTTGTTGGAACAGAATAAATAG
- a CDS encoding ABC transporter ATP-binding protein yields the protein MENPIVKVERLYHRYTTSRWAIEDINFQISEAGVVGLLGSNGAGKSTTMNIICGVLKQTSGEVYINGINTLKEPVKARKMIGFLPQKPPLYPDLTINEYLRFCAEIQWMDKKKIKSAIARAEERCGITHMKDRLLRNLSGGYQQRVGLAQAILHDPKFVVLDEPTNGLDPNQILEVRQLIKDIAIDRTVMLSTHILSEVQATCSSIKMIEHGRVVFSGSTEDFDNYIEPNTLYLEFELPPTMDELLKLSGVKRGEVIDNHAIRLWYDGERDTIKQIMREATSRGWDMIELRREKSSMEAVFAKLSGK from the coding sequence ATGGAAAATCCAATTGTAAAAGTTGAACGTTTGTATCATCGTTATACAACCAGTCGCTGGGCTATAGAAGATATCAATTTTCAGATTAGCGAAGCGGGAGTTGTTGGGTTGTTGGGATCGAATGGGGCGGGTAAATCGACCACGATGAATATTATTTGCGGTGTGCTTAAGCAAACCTCCGGGGAGGTATATATTAACGGGATCAACACGTTGAAAGAGCCCGTGAAAGCCCGTAAAATGATCGGTTTTTTGCCTCAGAAACCACCTTTGTATCCCGATCTGACAATAAATGAATATTTGCGTTTTTGTGCAGAGATTCAATGGATGGATAAAAAAAAGATAAAATCGGCAATTGCTAGGGCGGAAGAACGTTGTGGTATTACGCACATGAAGGATCGTTTGTTACGGAATCTTTCGGGGGGATACCAGCAACGTGTCGGGTTAGCTCAGGCTATTTTACACGATCCGAAATTCGTGGTGTTGGATGAGCCTACAAACGGGTTGGACCCGAACCAGATTCTTGAAGTGCGTCAATTGATCAAAGATATTGCGATAGATCGGACCGTGATGCTTTCAACTCATATCTTATCGGAAGTACAGGCTACCTGTTCTTCGATTAAAATGATCGAGCACGGGCGGGTTGTCTTCTCCGGAAGTACTGAAGATTTTGATAATTATATAGAACCTAATACGCTTTATCTTGAATTTGAATTACCTCCTACTATGGATGAATTGTTGAAACTTTCCGGGGTGAAACGCGGAGAGGTGATAGACAATCATGCCATTCGTTTGTGGTATGACGGGGAACGCGACACGATCAAACAAATCATGCGGGAAGCTACTTCCCGGGGGTGGGATATGATTGAACTTCGCAGAGAGAAGAGTTCTATGGAAGCCGTGTTTGCGAAGTTATCCGGAAAATAG
- a CDS encoding Gldg family protein — protein sequence MRAIYKIARLELSNLFYSPIAWLVLILFVFMTAMNFTDVLWGYARSQEFRGGGLSDLSRTLFFDMTGRGLWPKVTNLLYMIMPLLTMGLISQEFSRGSIKLLFVAPITSRHIVLGKFLGMLMYGVVMFVVLLVYVVLAGCWIESFDWAAVLTGLLGLYLLFATYAAIGLFMSTLTSYPIVAAIYMLALLTFLRFVSGLWQEYTFVREITYWLALDRRAGTFINGMICSEDFLYFAIMTTMFLGFAVLKLQFIRERRSLLSKVGRFLGVFVIAMLLGYVTSRPMLRLYYDSTHTKSNTLTQASQDIVSKLDGGLKITTYVNLFGSVYNITPAKVMTDIARYNSYIRFKPEIEMDYVFYYYTDTTDGYFQQRFPHKTLKEAAKEMAKFQGVNVNKYVPLSKIDTEVDLRDEAYRFVALLERESGEKTFLRVFQDAQRVPFETEISAALKRITMKLPTVGFLSDHRARTITGDRNRDYSYMVSEKLFRTALINQGFDVADVKLSRDPRLLDHLDILVIAEPMEPFTDTELDMLFRYVESGKNLILAGKPKTNGYLKPLMDRLGLAFEAGILVQGQDQVEKGRADGPSVRGSLPSPGSTKQEVEREYPVSLYLCKVTNEAKDLSRLWSVLYRQTRAPEWPYAIVMPGASAINQVEDKGFQVTPLLIGGDPTGWNELETIDFINEIPQLNTQAGERSGVKTTMMALEREQAGKQQRVVVIGDADAFSMGEVMANRRGILSANGGLIMSMFEWLSYGELPIDTSRPNPIDNTMTIGAEGAESVKTILQWILPALILLGGVLLLIRRKGK from the coding sequence ATGAGAGCAATATACAAGATAGCTCGTTTGGAGTTGTCAAATCTTTTTTATTCACCGATTGCATGGTTGGTATTGATTCTTTTTGTCTTTATGACCGCCATGAATTTTACAGATGTACTTTGGGGATATGCGAGAAGTCAGGAATTTCGGGGAGGTGGTTTATCCGATTTATCCCGGACTTTGTTTTTTGATATGACAGGACGGGGATTGTGGCCTAAAGTGACTAATTTGTTGTATATGATCATGCCTTTATTGACCATGGGGTTGATCAGTCAGGAATTTAGTAGAGGATCTATTAAATTGTTGTTTGTGGCCCCGATTACCAGTAGGCATATCGTGTTGGGTAAATTCTTGGGAATGTTGATGTACGGGGTGGTTATGTTTGTCGTGTTGCTGGTATACGTGGTTCTTGCCGGATGTTGGATCGAGTCTTTTGATTGGGCCGCGGTTCTGACGGGATTATTGGGTTTGTATCTTCTTTTTGCCACTTATGCGGCTATCGGTCTTTTCATGTCTACGTTGACGAGCTACCCGATTGTGGCAGCTATTTATATGTTGGCTTTGTTAACCTTTTTGCGTTTTGTTTCCGGTTTATGGCAGGAGTATACTTTCGTGCGCGAAATTACTTATTGGTTGGCTTTAGATCGTCGGGCAGGAACGTTTATTAATGGGATGATTTGTAGTGAAGATTTCCTTTATTTTGCCATTATGACTACTATGTTTCTTGGTTTTGCGGTATTGAAATTGCAATTTATCCGGGAACGTCGATCTCTTTTGAGTAAAGTCGGGCGTTTTCTCGGTGTATTTGTTATCGCGATGTTACTGGGATACGTGACTTCGCGCCCGATGCTGCGATTGTATTATGATTCCACGCATACGAAATCCAATACGCTGACGCAAGCCAGTCAAGATATTGTCTCTAAATTGGATGGAGGTTTGAAGATCACCACTTACGTGAATTTATTCGGAAGTGTCTATAATATCACTCCGGCAAAAGTGATGACAGATATTGCCCGGTATAATTCTTATATTCGTTTTAAACCGGAAATAGAGATGGATTATGTGTTTTACTATTATACAGATACTACGGATGGCTATTTTCAGCAGCGTTTCCCGCATAAAACTTTAAAAGAAGCGGCAAAAGAAATGGCCAAATTCCAAGGTGTGAATGTAAATAAGTATGTACCGCTATCGAAGATAGATACTGAAGTGGATCTAAGAGACGAGGCATATCGTTTCGTGGCTTTGTTGGAACGGGAAAGTGGGGAGAAAACTTTCCTTCGGGTATTTCAGGATGCACAACGTGTTCCTTTTGAGACAGAGATTTCTGCAGCGTTGAAACGTATTACCATGAAATTACCTACTGTCGGATTCTTGTCCGATCATAGAGCCCGCACGATTACAGGCGATCGGAATCGGGATTATTCGTACATGGTATCTGAGAAATTGTTTCGGACAGCATTAATTAATCAAGGGTTCGATGTGGCGGATGTTAAATTAAGTCGGGATCCTCGATTACTTGATCATTTGGATATTCTTGTTATTGCCGAACCGATGGAACCCTTTACGGATACGGAACTCGATATGCTGTTCCGTTACGTGGAAAGTGGGAAGAATCTGATTCTTGCAGGGAAACCGAAAACAAATGGATATTTGAAGCCGTTGATGGATAGATTGGGATTGGCTTTTGAAGCCGGGATATTGGTACAGGGTCAAGATCAGGTTGAAAAAGGTCGTGCAGACGGACCTTCTGTCAGAGGATCTTTGCCGAGTCCGGGAAGTACGAAGCAAGAGGTAGAGAGGGAATATCCTGTTAGTTTATATCTTTGTAAGGTAACCAATGAAGCAAAAGATTTGTCTCGCCTTTGGAGTGTCTTGTATCGACAAACGAGGGCACCGGAATGGCCGTATGCTATCGTGATGCCGGGAGCATCGGCAATTAATCAGGTGGAAGATAAGGGATTCCAAGTAACTCCATTATTGATTGGTGGAGACCCCACTGGTTGGAACGAATTGGAAACGATAGATTTCATAAATGAAATACCCCAGTTGAATACACAAGCCGGGGAACGGTCTGGTGTAAAAACCACGATGATGGCTTTGGAACGTGAACAGGCCGGAAAACAGCAACGAGTTGTGGTGATCGGTGATGCGGATGCTTTCAGTATGGGTGAAGTGATGGCCAATCGTAGGGGAATTCTTTCTGCTAACGGGGGATTGATCATGTCTATGTTTGAATGGTTGTCTTACGGAGAACTCCCGATAGATACTTCTCGTCCGAATCCGATTGATAATACCATGACGATTGGGGCTGAAGGAGCAGAGTCCGTGAAGACTATCTTGCAATGGATTTTGCCCGCTTTGATTCTTTTAGGAGGCGTGTTGTTGCTGATTCGAAGAAAAGGGAAATAG
- a CDS encoding TlpA family protein disulfide reductase, with translation MKNLFILILLFVFTVLSVKSQNYEAFNKFMRDYSHGWTLEFRKPSGRTMEMVKQVGEPAPEFYFDKKLNSKALKGKFVVINFWSTWCGSCVNLAMDIDTVLFRNMEPYKDVYFIGVDSHERMSERDAKKWWEDHGFNYPSGYGKGADACAEAFHGNHPAVILIDDKGIIRGRWDGRSPRLAEMIRDAVWVLKIVPEQGIKADVATVKELVAKDEFIKALYLLEIMPESIESAALKYQCKLEVSEMSAARYFEFIQEEYQDDPQYHDLMEEIMYLVVAFQTKSDVIIKNGLDAADVLLKSRKNMDYRVHETTGILSFRYGESFKSKGIRFMENSIPTAKMNHVSGDTIKRLEEQLKKYREMR, from the coding sequence ATGAAGAATTTATTTATTTTGATTTTATTGTTCGTGTTTACGGTACTTTCCGTAAAATCTCAAAATTACGAGGCGTTTAACAAGTTTATGAGGGATTATTCTCATGGATGGACTTTGGAATTTAGAAAACCGTCAGGTCGTACGATGGAGATGGTTAAACAGGTAGGGGAGCCTGCCCCGGAGTTCTATTTTGATAAGAAATTGAACAGTAAAGCTCTGAAAGGAAAATTTGTTGTGATAAATTTTTGGTCTACTTGGTGTGGCAGTTGTGTAAATCTGGCTATGGATATTGATACCGTGTTGTTCCGAAATATGGAACCTTATAAAGATGTATATTTTATCGGGGTTGATTCACACGAGAGGATGTCGGAACGTGATGCGAAGAAATGGTGGGAAGATCATGGATTCAACTATCCTTCCGGTTATGGGAAAGGTGCAGATGCTTGTGCTGAAGCTTTTCATGGAAATCATCCGGCGGTCATACTTATTGATGATAAAGGTATCATCCGCGGACGTTGGGACGGTCGAAGTCCTAGGTTGGCTGAAATGATTCGTGATGCGGTTTGGGTACTTAAGATTGTTCCGGAACAGGGGATAAAAGCGGATGTGGCAACTGTCAAAGAACTCGTTGCTAAGGACGAATTTATTAAGGCTCTTTATTTGCTTGAGATTATGCCGGAAAGTATAGAAAGTGCCGCTTTAAAATATCAATGTAAACTGGAGGTGTCGGAAATGAGTGCGGCTCGCTATTTCGAGTTTATACAGGAAGAGTATCAGGATGATCCGCAATATCACGACCTCATGGAAGAGATTATGTATCTGGTAGTGGCTTTCCAAACGAAGTCGGATGTCATAATCAAGAATGGTTTGGATGCTGCAGATGTTTTATTAAAAAGTCGAAAAAATATGGATTATCGGGTCCATGAAACGACGGGGATTCTGAGTTTCCGGTACGGAGAGAGTTTCAAAAGTAAAGGGATAAGATTTATGGAAAATAGTATCCCGACTGCTAAAATGAATCACGTGAGCGGGGATACGATAAAACGTTTGGAAGAACAGTTGAAAAAGTATAGGGAGATGCGATAG
- a CDS encoding M48 family metallopeptidase, whose product MRKLFMCVLLLAGTLTLQAQIKIGKMKIDTKKAIQAGKDAAGAITLSDKDIANMSQEYIQWMDTHNKVAAPDSELGKRLAKITANFPEIEGLNLNFAIYEVVDVNAFACGDGSIRIFAGLMELMTDDEVLAVIGHEIGHVVHQDTKHAMKNAYLRSAAKNMAGAVSETASKLTDSQLGALAEAFMGAQFSQKQEYAADDYAFDFCLQQKVDPYAMSKALTKLVELSNSGGEKASRIQQMFSTHPDSEARAARLKERADKLQK is encoded by the coding sequence ATGAGAAAACTATTCATGTGCGTATTATTACTTGCCGGGACCTTAACTCTACAAGCACAAATTAAAATCGGCAAAATGAAGATTGACACCAAAAAAGCTATCCAAGCTGGCAAAGACGCAGCAGGAGCAATCACCCTTTCCGACAAAGACATTGCCAACATGAGCCAAGAATACATTCAATGGATGGACACTCATAATAAAGTGGCCGCACCGGACAGCGAACTAGGTAAACGCTTGGCCAAAATCACGGCGAACTTCCCCGAAATTGAAGGTTTGAATCTGAATTTTGCTATATATGAAGTTGTTGATGTTAATGCATTTGCTTGCGGGGACGGAAGCATCCGCATCTTTGCCGGATTAATGGAATTGATGACTGACGACGAGGTTCTGGCCGTTATCGGTCATGAAATCGGACATGTGGTACACCAAGACACCAAACACGCTATGAAAAACGCCTATCTCCGCTCAGCTGCCAAGAACATGGCAGGTGCGGTAAGCGAGACCGCTTCAAAATTGACCGATTCCCAGCTAGGAGCGCTAGCAGAGGCTTTCATGGGGGCTCAATTCTCTCAAAAACAAGAATACGCCGCTGATGATTACGCTTTTGATTTTTGCCTTCAACAAAAAGTTGATCCCTATGCCATGTCAAAAGCCTTAACCAAACTGGTGGAACTCTCCAACTCAGGAGGAGAAAAAGCATCTCGCATCCAACAGATGTTCTCTACCCACCCGGATAGCGAGGCTCGTGCAGCCAGATTAAAAGAAAGAGCGGATAAATTACAAAAATAA
- a CDS encoding transposase, protein MKNKVEQFRKYYLRVFTKYDTMKELLDLILPGDVLAFFEVVKESTTSDQIDIYLDEKNIPPHEYGGQGVLSKGFTGTTRIQDFPLRGRSVYLHVRRREWQLPSGEVVSNKFSLSSDGTRYSKEFASFLKGILG, encoded by the coding sequence GTGAAAAATAAGGTGGAGCAGTTTCGAAAGTATTATCTTCGCGTGTTTACTAAATATGACACGATGAAAGAACTTCTAGATTTAATTTTACCCGGGGATGTCCTCGCTTTTTTCGAGGTAGTGAAGGAGAGCACCACTAGTGATCAAATTGATATCTACCTTGACGAGAAAAATATCCCGCCGCACGAGTATGGCGGTCAAGGCGTTTTATCCAAGGGTTTCACGGGCACGACCAGGATCCAGGATTTCCCGTTACGTGGCCGGTCCGTTTACCTTCACGTTCGTCGACGTGAATGGCAACTACCGTCGGGAGAAGTTGTTAGCAACAAGTTTTCCCTGTCTTCAGATGGCACGCGTTACTCTAAGGAGTTCGCGTCTTTTTTAAAAGGTATACTTGGATAA
- a CDS encoding transposase, with product MEITLDMSSGMHAIARECFPNAEQVIDRFHVQKLACDALQELRIEHRWEAINEETNEMENARLEGKKYRARRFRNGETRKEILSRSRLLLFKDPAAWSVNQRKRASVLFELYPDMQKALALVQRLRRIYSPCKSVAGARLKLALWYNQVNEAGFHSFNSVAASVFAHWNRILNFFNNRSTNASAESFNAKLKAFRAQFRGVLDIKFFLFNVSSI from the coding sequence ATGGAGATCACGCTTGACATGTCCAGCGGCATGCACGCCATAGCCCGGGAATGTTTCCCGAATGCCGAGCAGGTTATCGATCGCTTTCACGTGCAGAAGCTCGCTTGTGACGCCTTGCAAGAGTTAAGGATCGAGCACCGCTGGGAGGCGATCAACGAGGAAACCAACGAGATGGAAAACGCCCGTCTGGAAGGGAAAAAGTACAGGGCGAGAAGATTCCGTAACGGGGAAACCAGGAAGGAGATTTTGTCCCGTTCCAGGTTGCTGCTTTTTAAAGACCCGGCTGCATGGAGCGTGAACCAGAGAAAGAGGGCTTCCGTGCTTTTCGAGCTATATCCCGATATGCAAAAGGCCCTCGCCCTGGTGCAAAGGTTGAGAAGGATCTATTCCCCGTGCAAGTCCGTGGCGGGTGCCAGGCTTAAACTCGCCTTGTGGTACAATCAAGTCAACGAGGCCGGCTTTCACTCTTTCAATTCCGTGGCCGCTTCCGTGTTCGCGCACTGGAATAGAATCTTGAACTTTTTCAACAACAGGAGTACCAACGCTTCCGCCGAGTCTTTTAACGCCAAGCTCAAGGCCTTCAGGGCCCAGTTCAGGGGTGTGCTTGACATCAAGTTTTTTCTATTTAACGTGAGTTCGATATAA
- a CDS encoding IS982 family transposase, giving the protein MFSEAKVTEIYCMADDFCKEFALQQEKYMVKESNHNHRNKPNRMNDAEIMVILILFHSGGFRCFKHYYNEYVCKHLTHLFPRVVSYNRFVELEKDILLPLTIFIKQVLLGTCTGISFVDSTPLRVCRNQRILVHKTFEGLATRGKCSMGWFFGFKLHLVINDKGEILNFMFSPANVDDREPLKQGNFQRDIKGKLCADKGYIGQALFENLFLNGIQLLTRVKNNMRNSLMSVEDKILLRKRALIETVNDELKNIAQIEHSRHRSFNNFIANALSAIAAYCFFEKKPAIDVNFVKDRQLVLF; this is encoded by the coding sequence ATGTTCTCAGAGGCTAAAGTTACAGAGATTTATTGTATGGCGGACGATTTTTGTAAAGAATTTGCGTTACAACAAGAAAAATACATGGTAAAAGAAAGTAATCATAATCATCGAAACAAGCCCAATCGTATGAATGATGCAGAAATAATGGTTATTTTGATTTTATTCCATTCGGGTGGATTCAGGTGTTTCAAGCACTATTATAACGAATATGTATGCAAACATTTAACCCATCTTTTTCCCCGCGTGGTATCTTATAATCGTTTTGTAGAACTGGAAAAAGATATACTGTTGCCGTTGACCATTTTCATTAAACAGGTCTTGTTAGGGACATGTACCGGCATCAGTTTCGTGGATTCTACCCCGCTTCGAGTTTGCCGTAACCAAAGAATACTGGTTCATAAAACCTTTGAAGGCCTGGCCACTCGTGGAAAATGTTCCATGGGATGGTTCTTCGGGTTCAAGCTGCACCTGGTAATCAACGACAAGGGAGAGATCCTGAATTTCATGTTCTCCCCGGCGAACGTGGATGACAGGGAACCGTTAAAACAAGGGAACTTCCAGAGAGATATCAAGGGAAAACTTTGTGCGGACAAAGGGTATATCGGTCAAGCCTTGTTCGAAAACCTGTTCTTGAATGGAATACAATTGCTGACAAGAGTGAAGAATAACATGAGAAACTCGTTGATGAGTGTAGAGGACAAAATCCTGTTACGAAAACGGGCGTTGATCGAGACCGTGAATGACGAATTGAAGAATATCGCGCAAATTGAACATTCCAGACACAGATCATTCAATAACTTTATTGCAAATGCCCTATCGGCCATTGCTGCCTATTGTTTTTTTGAAAAGAAGCCTGCCATTGATGTCAATTTTGTCAAGGACAGGCAACTTGTGTTGTTTTAA
- a CDS encoding tyrosine-type recombinase/integrase: MEVGITGKMLEAIHDYIVCRGDITESDYLFVSHARGYKEAKLNPVMVSRIVKRRLREIGLDSKFLTCHSLRHTAAILSLKAGATIYDVQQMLGHVSIETTKIYLRAIEEETRINNRAVHTLDELF, translated from the coding sequence GTGGAGGTCGGGATCACGGGTAAGATGCTGGAAGCCATTCATGACTACATCGTTTGCCGTGGTGATATAACCGAGTCTGATTACTTGTTTGTTTCTCACGCCCGGGGGTACAAGGAAGCCAAGCTAAACCCGGTGATGGTGTCCCGGATCGTGAAAAGACGATTGCGGGAGATAGGTTTGGATAGCAAGTTCCTTACTTGTCACTCTCTCCGTCATACCGCGGCAATTCTTTCCTTGAAGGCGGGGGCCACGATTTATGACGTGCAACAAATGTTAGGTCATGTTAGCATCGAAACTACTAAGATTTATTTAAGGGCCATAGAGGAAGAAACGAGGATAAATAACAGGGCAGTTCATACACTTGACGAACTATTCTAA
- a CDS encoding phage terminase small subunit P27 family has translation MGKGRKPISNALKKLKGTDQPCRMREEITFDKITEIPGPPSYLCVEAKKVFKVTAQQLADKGVLDVVNINTVLLYASEMGKYIEAEKELKKKGCVIELHNEDGILMKATRNPLDRMASEYLANATRLASELGITPASASRVKVEGRKEEGDEFDKFMRNFGDGEK, from the coding sequence ATGGGAAAAGGACGAAAACCAATATCTAACGCTTTGAAAAAATTGAAAGGGACAGATCAGCCCTGCCGGATGCGCGAGGAAATAACATTCGACAAGATAACAGAAATCCCGGGTCCGCCATCTTACCTGTGCGTGGAGGCGAAAAAAGTTTTCAAGGTCACAGCCCAACAACTAGCGGACAAGGGTGTCCTTGATGTCGTGAATATTAACACGGTTCTCCTGTACGCTAGCGAGATGGGGAAATACATCGAGGCGGAAAAGGAGTTAAAAAAGAAAGGGTGCGTGATCGAATTGCACAATGAAGATGGGATTCTAATGAAAGCGACTCGTAACCCGCTGGATCGAATGGCCAGCGAGTACCTGGCTAATGCCACCCGGTTGGCCAGCGAGTTGGGGATTACCCCGGCTTCGGCTTCCCGGGTGAAAGTCGAGGGTCGAAAAGAGGAAGGAGATGAATTCGATAAATTCATGAGAAATTTTGGAGATGGCGAGAAGTAA
- the istA gene encoding IS21 family transposase, which translates to MPNKATSMNKIRQVLRCYAFGSGIRSISSMLNMSRDTVKKYLQVYQKSGLSLEVILSMDDSSLCSLFQEKDKPSEEPPARYKELQTLLPGYAKRLKKKGVTRQQLFQEYRSSHPDGYARSRFCNYFQAYLALSHPVAHLEHKAGDKMFIDHAGDKLALVDRDTGQTIPVEVFVSILPCSQLTYVEAVMSQREEDLIHACESALLFYGGTPAVIVPDNLKSAVNKPSRYEAELNEDFAAFAEHYGCVVIPARVRKPRDRALVEGAVKLVYRGIYTRLEGRVFHDLESLNAAIRVALELHNNSLLTGRSYSRREQY; encoded by the coding sequence ATGCCCAATAAAGCAACAAGCATGAACAAAATTCGTCAAGTATTACGATGTTATGCCTTTGGTAGCGGAATAAGGAGTATCAGTAGTATGTTAAACATGTCCCGCGACACGGTCAAGAAGTATTTACAGGTTTATCAAAAGAGCGGCTTGTCACTTGAAGTAATTCTTTCCATGGATGATTCTTCTCTTTGTAGCCTGTTCCAGGAGAAAGACAAGCCGTCGGAAGAACCGCCCGCCCGTTACAAGGAATTGCAAACGCTCCTCCCTGGCTATGCTAAACGCTTAAAAAAGAAAGGAGTAACTCGCCAGCAACTATTCCAGGAATACCGCTCCAGTCATCCTGACGGTTACGCCCGGAGTCGTTTTTGTAATTATTTCCAAGCTTACCTGGCATTATCTCACCCGGTTGCCCACCTGGAACACAAGGCGGGAGACAAGATGTTCATTGATCACGCCGGGGACAAGCTCGCGCTAGTGGATCGCGACACTGGTCAAACGATACCCGTGGAAGTGTTCGTGTCCATCCTCCCGTGTAGCCAGCTAACTTACGTGGAGGCGGTGATGAGCCAGCGCGAGGAAGATTTGATTCACGCTTGCGAGTCCGCCTTGCTTTTTTACGGGGGAACCCCGGCGGTCATCGTTCCGGACAATTTGAAATCAGCCGTGAACAAGCCGAGTCGTTACGAGGCAGAATTGAACGAGGATTTCGCGGCTTTTGCCGAGCATTACGGGTGTGTTGTCATTCCCGCCAGGGTGCGTAAGCCAAGGGACAGGGCACTCGTGGAGGGAGCGGTCAAGCTCGTTTACCGGGGTATTTACACTCGTCTTGAAGGCCGCGTGTTTCATGACCTGGAATCTCTCAATGCCGCGATCCGCGTGGCACTCGAGTTACACAACAATAGCCTGTTAACCGGGCGAAGTTATAGCCGTCGTGAACAATACTAG